Proteins found in one Streptomyces sp. NBC_00461 genomic segment:
- a CDS encoding amidohydrolase gives MTSAAARTALGLTADLPVADLEDFYRDLHRHPELSLQEHRTAARLSERLAKAGYETAEGIGGTGVAGLLRNGDGPVVLLRADMDALPVQEETGLPYASEVPGVMHACGHDLHVTWLAGAAEALAAGRDAWSGTLLVVGQPAEETGQGAARMVADGLYERFVRPDVLLGQHAAPGPVGFYAHSPGLIMSASTDLDIVVHGTGGHGSRPETTVDPVVTAAYLVTRLQTVVSREIAARESAVLTVGRIEAGTRHNIIPSEARISLNLRTQSDEVRERMIAAIRRIAAGEALAAGCPREPEVTVGATFPVTMNDADTDRRIAAVHEEVLGAGTVLDFGPVMGSEDFPYLAQGQIPYSYWFVTTTPAEVWDAAPGTDLMEKFLAVPSNHSPRFGPDLSTITPGVRTLVSAALEYLAQPA, from the coding sequence ATGACCTCTGCCGCCGCGCGCACCGCCCTCGGCCTCACCGCGGATCTCCCGGTCGCCGACCTCGAGGACTTCTACCGGGACCTGCACCGGCACCCCGAGCTGTCCCTCCAGGAACACCGCACGGCCGCCAGGCTCTCCGAGCGGCTCGCCAAGGCGGGGTACGAGACCGCCGAGGGCATCGGCGGCACCGGAGTCGCCGGGCTGCTGCGCAACGGCGACGGGCCCGTCGTCCTCCTGCGCGCCGACATGGACGCGCTGCCCGTCCAGGAGGAGACCGGGCTGCCGTACGCCTCCGAGGTGCCCGGTGTGATGCACGCCTGCGGGCACGATCTGCACGTGACCTGGCTGGCGGGCGCGGCCGAGGCACTGGCCGCCGGGCGGGACGCCTGGTCCGGGACGCTGCTCGTGGTGGGCCAGCCCGCCGAGGAGACCGGACAGGGCGCGGCACGGATGGTCGCGGACGGGCTGTACGAACGCTTCGTACGGCCCGACGTGCTGCTCGGGCAGCATGCGGCACCCGGCCCGGTCGGGTTCTACGCCCACTCGCCGGGCCTGATCATGTCGGCGTCGACCGACCTCGACATCGTCGTGCACGGCACGGGCGGACACGGTTCGCGGCCGGAGACGACCGTCGACCCGGTGGTGACGGCCGCGTACCTGGTGACCCGGCTGCAGACGGTCGTCTCCCGGGAGATCGCCGCCCGCGAGTCCGCGGTGCTGACCGTCGGGCGGATCGAGGCGGGCACCCGGCACAACATCATCCCGTCCGAGGCGCGCATCTCCCTCAACCTGCGCACCCAGTCCGACGAGGTGCGCGAGCGGATGATCGCCGCGATCCGGCGCATCGCGGCCGGCGAGGCGCTCGCCGCCGGATGCCCGCGGGAGCCCGAGGTGACCGTGGGCGCGACCTTCCCGGTGACCATGAACGACGCGGACACCGACCGCCGGATCGCGGCCGTGCACGAGGAGGTGCTCGGGGCGGGGACGGTGCTGGACTTCGGCCCCGTGATGGGCAGCGAGGACTTCCCGTATCTGGCGCAGGGCCAGATCCCGTACTCCTACTGGTTCGTCACGACGACCCCGGCCGAGGTGTGGGACGCGGCGCCCGGCACCGACCTGATGGAGAAGTTCCTGGCCGTCCCGAGCAACCACAGCCCTCGCTTCGGGCCGGATCTGTCGACGATCACCCCGGGCGTGCGGACCCTGGTCTCGGCCGCCCTCGAATACCTCGCCCAGCCCGCCTAG
- a CDS encoding NPP1 family protein → MPRAVTSTRTSRLARAAAVAGSAAALALALPGSASAGVLQNLPENATAFQKNFEPLYDYDTDSCYPAAAIDPSGTLNGGLNPTGPITGECRSGHLGQANTYSRAKCNNGWCGIVYASYFEKDEASPGIGHRHDWECMVVWVKQGADTPSYLSASAHGGFSTHPIADVPMSGQRVEAVYHKDGASTHAFRFAKWGETPENDTGAWHQENLITWDNLASNLRDILNASDWGNANFPLQDAKFADHLNKAKPSGITFDPYA, encoded by the coding sequence ATGCCCCGAGCAGTCACCAGCACGAGGACGTCCCGCCTCGCCCGAGCCGCCGCCGTCGCGGGCAGCGCCGCCGCCCTGGCCCTCGCCCTGCCGGGCAGCGCCTCGGCGGGCGTGCTGCAGAACCTGCCGGAGAACGCGACCGCGTTCCAGAAGAACTTCGAGCCCCTGTACGACTACGACACGGACAGCTGCTACCCGGCCGCCGCCATCGACCCGAGCGGCACCCTCAACGGCGGCCTCAATCCGACCGGCCCGATCACCGGCGAGTGCCGCTCCGGCCACCTCGGCCAGGCCAACACCTACTCGCGGGCCAAGTGCAACAACGGCTGGTGCGGGATCGTCTACGCCAGCTACTTCGAGAAGGACGAGGCATCGCCGGGCATCGGCCACCGCCACGACTGGGAGTGCATGGTCGTGTGGGTGAAGCAGGGCGCCGACACCCCGTCGTACCTGTCCGCCTCCGCCCACGGCGGCTTCAGCACGCACCCGATCGCCGACGTGCCGATGAGCGGACAGCGCGTCGAGGCCGTCTACCACAAGGACGGCGCGTCCACCCACGCCTTCCGCTTCGCCAAGTGGGGCGAAACGCCGGAGAACGACACGGGTGCCTGGCACCAGGAGAACCTGATCACCTGGGACAACCTGGCGTCCAACCTCCGCGACATCCTGAACGCCTCCGACTGGGGCAACGCCAACTTCCCGCTCCAGGACGCCAAGTTCGCCGACCACCTCAACAAGGCCAAGCCGAGCGGCATCACGTTCGACCCGTACGCCTGA
- a CDS encoding nSTAND1 domain-containing NTPase gives MGRPERPLDPQAGPVQRLAHDLRELRRTAGGPSYRAMAKVAGFSATTLSQAAAGERLPSLAVVEGYVRACAGDPSEWVPRWKEAEEEASRAPVEPDEDAPSPYRGLARFEPADQHLFFGRDRVVDEVGKLVCEHRFAVLFGPSGSGKSSLLRAGLIPRLQAEIADRGCPATLRILTPGPTPAATYGHLLAPADDEPESWVVVDQFEEAFTLCRDPRERSRFIDLLLAARDPASRLRVLVAVRADFYTRCGEHRELADALQGAALLLGPMTAEELREAVVGPAQAVGCLVERTLTVRLVDEVLDEPGGLPMLSHVLLETWRRRKGRMLSLAGYEAAGGVRGAIAASAEEVHGGLSPAQARTARHLLLRMVEPGQGTPDTRRPLSRPELEEWADPDVPVVVERLTGARLLTADEDGVQLAHEALITCWPRLHGWIEQDRERLRHHRMLADAVRTWLEHDRDPGALYRGTRLARAEELFPDHPTDPALTAPERSFLTASFEVRETEVLAAARISRRHRILTASLSAVVAVALLTGFAVWREYTDNQRQRTQSAARRVAEIADALRTTDPRTALLLGAASWRVAELPETRRALLGSLAQPETGTFTDPAPGDETQRTLADTGRVLLSAQGRSWRTWNVTTHRAVGSGRVPEGTVGGAGPDARVFRVDMPDGVRLWDTATGRWTGGSQAVHGVGDLFFTGDGQSFLTTEGDRLRLRSVTDGRVLFDTPAPDAAMTAVSGDGRLAAACANGGTPQVWDTSAHRVVTGAWQHDHVCEEGIGTFLVLAGDRLAAATGTGVRIWDTRTGRRIADLDDPGVQYAAFSQDGAFLATADRTEIRVWRLAATDAPVFRYALNNQHLRRDPVWDRDGRILRYVEGGTVHTLDLREAVTSGWRSTPASDVRFSPDGRTYATAERTGDRYVFRLHATTDDRVLRTLPPVRVPVSKDPTLPAVPADTLSLAAFSPDGTRFAYGVSAPGRLVVAQPVHIWDVPHGRAVTSLDLPGGALIDIALGPDGRTLSAARTPDIGDLADEVWDVSRRHRTTVLNGVTGSHLAVRPDGELLVGDGRAVRLPSGRAGGHDLVQGDETGALAFTADGSLLAAGDQTGRVALWDGDLAHREGVLRSVFPAPYGTDPEGVSAVAFSPDGRTLAVGGAAGSLQLWDVATEQPLGGPLTTAGDAIDSLAFGSDGRTLYAGSAHVPLQRYTVDPEQALRAVCARAGGAELTRAQWRTYVPEAPYRTVCGG, from the coding sequence ATGGGGCGTCCCGAGAGACCGCTGGACCCGCAGGCCGGTCCCGTGCAGCGGCTCGCGCACGATTTGCGGGAGCTGCGCCGGACCGCCGGTGGTCCTTCCTACCGGGCCATGGCCAAGGTGGCGGGCTTCTCCGCGACAACGCTGTCACAGGCCGCCGCCGGCGAGCGGTTGCCGTCCCTCGCCGTCGTCGAGGGATACGTGCGTGCCTGCGCCGGCGACCCCTCCGAGTGGGTGCCCCGCTGGAAGGAAGCGGAGGAGGAGGCGAGCCGGGCCCCCGTCGAGCCCGACGAGGACGCGCCGTCGCCGTACCGGGGCCTGGCCCGCTTCGAACCGGCCGACCAGCATCTGTTCTTCGGCCGGGACCGTGTGGTCGACGAGGTCGGGAAGTTGGTGTGCGAGCACCGGTTCGCGGTGCTGTTCGGCCCCTCGGGCAGCGGGAAGTCGTCCCTGCTGCGGGCCGGACTGATCCCCCGGCTTCAGGCGGAGATCGCGGACCGCGGCTGTCCCGCCACACTGCGCATCCTCACCCCCGGCCCGACGCCCGCCGCGACCTACGGCCACCTTCTCGCCCCGGCCGACGACGAGCCGGAGAGCTGGGTCGTCGTCGACCAGTTCGAGGAGGCCTTCACCCTCTGCCGCGACCCGCGGGAGCGCTCACGCTTCATCGACCTGCTGCTCGCCGCCCGCGACCCGGCCAGCAGGCTGCGCGTGCTGGTCGCCGTACGCGCCGACTTCTACACCCGCTGCGGCGAGCACCGGGAACTGGCGGACGCGTTGCAGGGTGCCGCGCTGCTGCTCGGCCCGATGACCGCGGAGGAGCTGCGGGAGGCGGTGGTCGGACCGGCCCAGGCGGTCGGCTGCCTCGTCGAGCGGACGCTGACCGTCCGCCTGGTGGACGAGGTCCTCGACGAGCCCGGCGGCCTGCCGATGCTCTCGCACGTCCTGCTGGAGACCTGGCGCCGCCGCAAGGGCCGGATGCTCTCCCTCGCCGGATACGAGGCCGCCGGCGGAGTGCGCGGCGCGATCGCGGCGAGTGCCGAGGAGGTCCACGGCGGCCTGTCGCCGGCCCAGGCCCGCACCGCGCGGCATCTGCTGCTGCGCATGGTCGAGCCCGGCCAGGGCACCCCCGACACCCGGCGCCCGCTCAGCCGGCCCGAGCTGGAGGAGTGGGCGGACCCGGACGTGCCGGTCGTCGTGGAACGGCTCACCGGCGCCCGGCTGCTGACCGCCGACGAGGACGGCGTGCAGCTCGCCCACGAGGCGCTCATCACCTGCTGGCCCCGGCTGCACGGCTGGATCGAGCAGGACCGCGAACGGCTGCGCCACCACCGGATGCTCGCGGACGCGGTCCGCACCTGGCTGGAGCACGACCGCGACCCCGGCGCCCTCTACCGGGGCACCCGGCTGGCCCGCGCCGAGGAACTGTTCCCCGACCATCCGACCGACCCCGCGCTGACGGCGCCGGAACGCTCCTTCCTCACCGCCTCGTTCGAGGTCCGCGAGACGGAGGTGCTGGCCGCCGCCCGGATCAGCCGCAGACACCGCATCCTGACCGCGTCGCTGTCCGCGGTCGTCGCGGTCGCCCTGCTGACGGGCTTCGCCGTCTGGCGCGAGTACACGGACAACCAGCGGCAGCGCACCCAGTCCGCGGCCCGCCGCGTCGCCGAGATCGCCGACGCGCTGCGCACCACCGACCCGCGCACCGCGCTGCTGCTCGGCGCCGCCTCCTGGCGCGTCGCCGAACTGCCCGAGACCCGCCGCGCGCTGCTCGGCTCCCTCGCCCAGCCGGAGACGGGCACCTTCACCGACCCCGCGCCCGGCGACGAGACCCAGCGCACGCTCGCCGACACCGGGCGCGTCCTGCTCAGCGCACAGGGCCGCTCCTGGCGCACCTGGAACGTGACCACGCACCGCGCCGTCGGCTCGGGCCGGGTGCCCGAGGGCACCGTCGGCGGGGCCGGCCCGGACGCCCGGGTGTTCAGGGTCGACATGCCCGACGGCGTACGGCTGTGGGACACGGCCACCGGCCGCTGGACCGGCGGATCCCAGGCCGTGCACGGCGTCGGTGACCTCTTCTTCACCGGCGACGGACAGTCCTTCCTGACCACCGAGGGGGACCGGCTGCGGCTCCGCTCGGTCACGGACGGCCGCGTGCTCTTCGACACCCCGGCACCCGACGCCGCGATGACGGCGGTGAGCGGCGACGGACGGCTCGCGGCCGCCTGCGCCAACGGGGGCACCCCGCAGGTGTGGGACACGTCCGCGCACCGCGTGGTGACCGGCGCCTGGCAGCACGACCACGTCTGCGAGGAGGGCATCGGCACCTTCCTCGTGCTCGCCGGCGACCGGCTGGCCGCCGCCACCGGCACCGGGGTCCGCATCTGGGACACCCGCACGGGCCGGCGGATCGCCGACCTCGACGACCCCGGGGTGCAGTACGCCGCCTTCAGCCAGGACGGCGCCTTCCTGGCGACCGCCGACCGTACGGAGATCCGGGTGTGGCGCCTGGCGGCCACCGACGCACCCGTCTTCCGCTACGCACTGAACAACCAGCACCTGCGCCGCGACCCGGTCTGGGACCGGGACGGCCGCATCCTGCGCTATGTGGAGGGCGGCACCGTCCACACCCTCGACCTGCGGGAGGCCGTCACCTCCGGCTGGCGCTCCACCCCGGCGTCCGACGTGCGGTTCAGCCCCGACGGCCGCACCTACGCCACCGCCGAGCGCACCGGCGACCGGTACGTCTTCCGGCTCCACGCGACCACGGACGACCGCGTCCTGCGGACCCTGCCACCGGTACGCGTCCCCGTCTCCAAGGACCCCACCCTGCCCGCCGTCCCCGCCGACACCCTGTCGCTGGCCGCGTTCAGCCCCGACGGCACCCGCTTCGCGTACGGCGTCTCGGCGCCCGGCCGACTGGTCGTCGCGCAGCCGGTCCACATCTGGGACGTGCCGCACGGGCGGGCCGTGACCTCGCTGGACCTGCCTGGCGGGGCGCTGATCGACATCGCCCTCGGCCCGGACGGCCGCACCCTGAGCGCCGCCCGCACCCCGGACATCGGCGACCTGGCCGACGAGGTGTGGGACGTCTCGCGCCGGCACCGTACGACGGTCCTGAACGGCGTGACCGGCAGCCACCTCGCCGTCCGCCCCGACGGAGAGCTGCTGGTCGGCGATGGCCGGGCGGTCCGCCTGCCCTCGGGCCGGGCCGGCGGACACGACCTCGTGCAGGGCGACGAGACCGGCGCGCTGGCCTTCACCGCCGACGGCTCCCTGCTGGCGGCCGGCGACCAGACGGGACGGGTCGCCCTGTGGGACGGGGACCTCGCCCACCGCGAGGGCGTTCTGCGCAGCGTCTTCCCCGCCCCGTACGGCACCGACCCCGAGGGCGTGAGCGCGGTCGCCTTCAGCCCCGACGGGCGCACGCTGGCCGTCGGCGGGGCCGCGGGCAGCCTCCAGCTGTGGGACGTGGCGACCGAACAGCCCCTCGGCGGCCCGCTGACCACGGCGGGCGACGCGATCGACTCACTCGCCTTCGGCTCCGACGGCAGGACCCTGTACGCCGGAAGCGCGCACGTTCCGCTCCAGCGGTACACGGTCGACCCCGAGCAGGCGCTCCGGGCGGTGTGCGCGCGGGCGGGCGGCGCCGAACTGACGCGGGCGCAGTGGCGGACGTATGTGCCGGAGGCGCCGTACCGGACGGTGTGCGGGGGCTGA
- a CDS encoding helix-turn-helix domain-containing protein, with amino-acid sequence MSERDDPVTIGRRVQQLRAERGLTQRQLAEPAYTPAYISTLEAGRVRPSDGALRHIAERLGIAYDELVTGRPARLATDLRLRLTEAQRTLASGEAERAAEQYAALLAEAEENELTDVAAVALLGLGECALDTGELAAARRFFERTEQALADVPLPARVPALRGRAVSHYLAGELRYAVYLLESTLDELNRGGLHDPDALLLLYASVIGPYMDMGAHARAAQAAEFALALAPQSGDPALVARMHRSVARTLLAEGRINEADASLAKAAELYRTLQLRTELANCHWMRGYVCAQNGELERAEGELRQALTMLCAKRAALYSSQVAVELADVLHRRGRSDEAAALLHDVLSDLSPERGALHSAAAHRLLGIIAEDTRDTEAAEEHYVRALSLLERAGAAGDLADLCRLLGDLLRRTGRVEAALDAYRTGLGHRTAPGTTTLGPAPAQPPL; translated from the coding sequence GTGTCGGAACGTGACGATCCGGTGACCATCGGGCGCAGAGTGCAGCAACTGCGGGCCGAACGAGGACTGACACAGAGGCAGTTGGCGGAGCCCGCCTACACCCCCGCGTACATCTCCACCCTGGAGGCCGGACGGGTGCGGCCCTCCGACGGCGCGCTCAGGCACATCGCCGAGCGCCTCGGGATCGCCTACGACGAGCTGGTCACCGGGCGCCCGGCCCGTCTCGCCACCGACCTGCGGCTCAGGCTGACCGAGGCACAGCGCACGCTCGCCTCCGGGGAGGCCGAACGGGCCGCGGAGCAGTACGCGGCGCTGCTCGCCGAGGCCGAGGAGAACGAGCTGACCGACGTGGCGGCCGTCGCGCTGCTCGGTCTCGGCGAGTGCGCCCTGGACACCGGTGAACTGGCCGCCGCCCGGCGGTTCTTCGAGCGCACCGAGCAGGCCCTCGCCGACGTTCCGCTGCCCGCCCGGGTACCCGCCCTGCGCGGCCGCGCCGTCTCCCACTACCTGGCCGGTGAACTCCGCTACGCCGTCTACCTGCTGGAGTCCACGCTCGACGAGCTCAACCGCGGCGGACTGCACGATCCGGACGCGCTCCTGCTGCTCTACGCCAGCGTCATCGGCCCTTACATGGACATGGGCGCCCACGCCCGGGCCGCCCAGGCCGCCGAGTTCGCGCTCGCGCTGGCCCCGCAGTCCGGCGACCCGGCGCTCGTCGCCCGTATGCACCGCTCGGTCGCCCGCACCCTGCTCGCCGAGGGCCGCATCAACGAGGCCGACGCCTCGCTCGCCAAGGCCGCCGAGCTGTACCGGACACTCCAGCTGCGCACCGAGCTGGCCAACTGCCATTGGATGCGCGGATACGTGTGCGCGCAGAACGGCGAACTGGAGCGCGCGGAGGGCGAGTTGAGGCAGGCGCTCACCATGCTCTGTGCCAAGCGCGCCGCCCTCTACAGCAGCCAGGTCGCCGTCGAACTCGCCGACGTACTGCACCGGCGCGGCAGGTCCGACGAGGCCGCGGCCCTCCTGCACGACGTGCTCAGCGACCTCAGCCCCGAACGCGGCGCCCTGCACTCCGCCGCCGCCCACCGCCTCCTCGGCATCATCGCCGAGGACACCCGCGACACGGAGGCCGCCGAGGAGCACTACGTCCGTGCGCTGAGTCTGCTGGAGCGGGCCGGTGCCGCCGGCGACCTGGCCGACCTGTGCCGGCTGCTCGGCGATCTGCTGCGCCGTACCGGCC